The nucleotide window ACTTTCACCAGGCGGGGAACCGCCATCACGTTGTCGTAACCGAAGCGCTTCATCAGCTCGGGGACGACTTCGGTCTTGTACTTGTTGCGCAGGTATACCTCGAGCGCCATCTCACTTCTCCTTCGTGTCCAAGGCGCCACCGCAGTGCACGCACACGCGGATACGGCGGGTCTTGCCACCCTCGTCAACTTCCTTCTTGCGCACGCGGGTAGGCTTGCCGCAATTGGGGCAGACCGGCATCACCTTGGAGACGTGCAGCGGGCCTTCCTTCTCCACGAAGCCGCCCTGGGGGTTGCGGGGGTTGGGGCGCACGGCGCGCTTGATGATGTTGATCCCCTCCACCACCACGGTCTGTTCCTTGGGGTTGACCGCGAGCACCTTGCCGGTCTTGCCCTTGATGCCGGGCTTAAACTCGCCGGTCTTAGGGTCGGTGCGGTCCTTGCTGCCGGAGATCACCAAGACGGTGTCCCCCTTCTTCACGTGAAGCTTGGCCTTTTCCATCACAGCACCTCGGGGGCCAAGGAGACGATCTTCATGAAGCCGCGCTCACGCAGTTCGCGGGCCACCGGGCCGAAGACGCGCGTGCCGCGAGGCTCGTTCTGGTTGTTGATGATCACGGCGGCATTGGTGTCGAAGCGAATGGTACTACCATCGGCACGGCGGATCTCCTTGGCGGTGCGCACCACCACGGCCTTGACCACCTCGCCCTCCTTGACCATGCCGCGCGGGATGGCCTCCTTGACCGAAGCCACGATGATGTCGCCCACGCTGGCGTACTTGCGGTTGGAACCCCCCATGATGCGTATGGCCGCGATCTTGCGGGCTCCGGTATTGTCGGCCACGTCGAGTACGGTTTCGTTCTGGATCATGCTTTACCACGCTCCTTGCGAAGC belongs to Calidithermus timidus DSM 17022 and includes:
- the rplX gene encoding 50S ribosomal protein L24; this encodes MEKAKLHVKKGDTVLVISGSKDRTDPKTGEFKPGIKGKTGKVLAVNPKEQTVVVEGINIIKRAVRPNPRNPQGGFVEKEGPLHVSKVMPVCPNCGKPTRVRKKEVDEGGKTRRIRVCVHCGGALDTKEK
- the rplN gene encoding 50S ribosomal protein L14, whose protein sequence is MIQNETVLDVADNTGARKIAAIRIMGGSNRKYASVGDIIVASVKEAIPRGMVKEGEVVKAVVVRTAKEIRRADGSTIRFDTNAAVIINNQNEPRGTRVFGPVARELRERGFMKIVSLAPEVL